CCGTCTACGTGCAGATGCCCGACACGCTGGCCCTGAACGACAACAGCCGGGTGCGGGTGGCCGATGTCTTCGTGGGCACGGTGCGCGCGATCCAACTGAAGAACTGGGTCGCCACGCTGACACTGCGCCTGGACAAGAGCGTCAAGTTACCGAAAAACGCCACCGCCAAGATCGGGCAGACAAGCCTGCTGGGTTCTCAGCATGTGGAACTCGCCGCGCCGCCCAACCCGTCCCCGGATCGACTACAGGACGGCGACACCATCCCGCTGAAAAACTCGTCCGCATACCCGACGACCGAGCAGACGCTGGCCAGTCTCGCCATGATCTTGCGCGCAGGCGGCGTCCCGAACATCGAAACACTGCAGAACGAGGTCTATAACGTCGTGACCGGGCGGGCCGACCAGATCCGTGCCTTCCTAGGCAAGCTGGACACCTTCACCGCCCGGCTCGACGAACAACGCGAGGACATCACCCGAGCCATCGATTCCACCGACCGGCTATTGGCATATGTGAGTCGCCGCTCGGACGTTCTGGATCGCGTCCTCACCGAATTCCCACCGCTGATCAAACATTTCGCCGACAAGCAGAACCTCTTGCTCGACGCGGTTGACGCGACGGGGGCGTTCAGCCGGGTTGCCGACC
This is a stretch of genomic DNA from Mycobacterium lacus. It encodes these proteins:
- a CDS encoding virulence factor Mce family protein; protein product: MRRAFCARGRYRARQGLALLGAAVAVTSCANWRGIANVPMPGGPGSGRGSYTVYVQMPDTLALNDNSRVRVADVFVGTVRAIQLKNWVATLTLRLDKSVKLPKNATAKIGQTSLLGSQHVELAAPPNPSPDRLQDGDTIPLKNSSAYPTTEQTLASLAMILRAGGVPNIETLQNEVYNVVTGRADQIRAFLGKLDTFTARLDEQREDITRAIDSTDRLLAYVSRRSDVLDRVLTEFPPLIKHFADKQNLLLDAVDATGAFSRVADQYLSASRSDLHQDLLSLQCPLRELGRAAPYLIRALKLILVRPFDLDAVPKSFRGDYFNLSLTLDLTLSAVDNAILTGTGFSGALRALEQSWGRDPETMIPDVRYTPNPNDVPGGPLVERADRQC